From the Halomonas meridiana genome, one window contains:
- a CDS encoding tRNA-(ms[2]io[6]A)-hydroxylase, protein MSIQLVELKTAEHSLQADDLLPESLHQFLACPTPDTWLQWALANPETLLIDHAQCEKKAASTAMSLLYRYVDQPLLLSKMSQLAREELLHFEQVVGLMEKRGVAYHHLTASRYAEGLRQHLRSNDPERLIDVLIIGALIEARSCERFARLIPYLDEELAKFYRTLVKSEGRHFEDYLLLARQQTDEPIDDRIAFFVAREAELITTPDTAFRFHSGVPA, encoded by the coding sequence ATGTCTATACAATTAGTCGAACTCAAAACGGCAGAGCACTCCCTTCAAGCGGACGATCTGCTGCCTGAAAGTCTTCATCAATTTCTTGCCTGCCCCACGCCGGATACCTGGCTTCAATGGGCGCTTGCCAATCCTGAAACACTGCTGATCGATCATGCCCAGTGCGAGAAAAAAGCGGCTTCCACGGCCATGAGCTTGTTATATCGCTACGTGGATCAGCCGCTGTTGCTCAGTAAAATGTCACAGCTTGCTCGTGAAGAGCTGCTCCACTTCGAGCAGGTCGTCGGCCTCATGGAGAAGCGCGGGGTGGCGTACCATCACCTGACGGCATCGCGCTATGCCGAAGGACTGCGCCAACACTTACGCAGCAATGACCCCGAGCGTTTGATCGATGTGCTGATCATCGGTGCTTTAATCGAAGCGCGAAGCTGTGAGCGCTTTGCTCGGCTCATTCCTTACCTAGACGAAGAGTTGGCAAAGTTTTACCGCACGCTGGTGAAGTCAGAGGGACGCCATTTCGAAGATTATCTGCTGTTGGCCCGCCAACAGACCGATGAGCCGATCGACGATCGCATTGCCTTCTTCGTTGCACGTGAAGCGGAGTTGATCACGACTCCCGATACGGCGTTTCGTTTTCATAGCGGCGTGCCCGCCTAA
- a CDS encoding AAA family ATPase, which yields MRDAQQTDQLTLFGHFSLTQGEDVLTHFSYDKVKALLVYLLLHRQPVNRAALAELLWPDQGLSSGRTNLRHALHCLRQSMGDNADQVLNVSRQTIAFHLPAHWQVDLHDLQQLLEGPKDLDTLEDVMACYQGDLIEELQLASCSEFQRWLVQVRNEWRQRVIRFAEQVLETHDETPDGMLEGLVSRFSGYGPFHERLVRQLAEKNQMAAAHEQYNSYLQLLALSGQQPEPSFLQLASYWSDGHHDPRAMSPQGAFSRALAADSKPLREDEIELRQLSVMAIRLRLNGDWQDRAATRNCLVLQLELMRWLEQQCHHLGGFWLPGATGGLGLACFGTHGPAHQLAELVALYEHCRQALPQETQRHWSGDGEAPSFELAAGLNSGRVVYLPERQLADPLGQVTQVSLELMSAAEGSELVISQEASQHMPPALDLQPRLVSRLVASDGRVRLRALVLGQNEGGRDALPPSLVGRETSLRTLRDALARAGIGLRQSVLVRGASGMGKSALMVGFRQLELSRDAAICWQPTTRLSVLEPYGVARTLLAWHLDTTPTLAALHQLQSSLGETPLDDARQQLLEEALGVRDVQEITQLTQNGEAVELVVKLLHRLIDQRAGTQTLVLMVDDLQWLDEPSFKVLAGLQARLPINTAFMLVASHHGRESLPVKLHWDQQITLGKLDALQSSRLLSQLSRRYRMHLSPRLRNQIIERCDGVPLYMQEICRRLDMDRREGRSVQFDELPKGLLGLLASRIDQLEGDREIAHIAAVLGKRFRLDFLAECSGWDKTRLSQAVEHMRLLEIIEPVDKESGEHEYQFSHQLLQEAAYLSCPRDVRVKLHQQVVTLIEERFPVWISRHPGDFATHLRRSGHYARGARYFELSAREALKVSANRTALRMADFGLASLRHVEHEVEREVSLLTVRGQAAFALEGHGSPTAHESFVRARELLRQSGGDTLDDPEDLEQIFLVKWGLWVGRSQRCAHADAFALASTLADIAERLEDPRYRRLADYARAHCEYWAGRIQQAHDHLDEIDPLNAQMMIEWLPFSDHPQVTAACFQGWALCLRGDYQRAERHVSSAIRLAEKIGHPGTLAMALMFAAALYRQLGHVHLAARHAERAAAMTGTPDLQLWQISAQGVLGWQKAMAGDHAGLVQLRDSLDQMAELNGRDRFQRPVLWYSDACIELGELKAAEEYLDQCLVIARERTTLFLPELATQLARVRDLLGHPASEVRALAEMAIVQSREHGNRHQELAALELWLTRIAPNDQAAKEAFRRLLSEVSHSDAPVLVRWVSLLDRRLPHSLSVESEV from the coding sequence ATGCGCGATGCTCAACAGACAGATCAACTGACCTTGTTTGGTCACTTCTCCTTAACGCAGGGGGAGGACGTACTCACTCATTTCAGTTACGACAAAGTGAAAGCCCTGTTGGTGTATCTGCTGTTGCATCGCCAGCCGGTCAATCGGGCAGCGCTGGCGGAGTTGCTTTGGCCAGACCAGGGGCTATCGTCGGGGCGCACCAACTTGCGCCACGCCTTGCACTGCCTGCGCCAGTCCATGGGTGACAACGCCGACCAAGTGCTGAATGTCTCTCGTCAGACGATTGCGTTTCACCTACCGGCCCACTGGCAGGTCGATCTACATGATCTGCAGCAGCTACTGGAAGGCCCCAAGGATCTAGACACTCTCGAAGACGTCATGGCCTGCTACCAAGGCGATCTCATCGAAGAGCTTCAACTCGCCAGCTGCAGTGAATTCCAACGCTGGCTCGTTCAGGTGCGCAACGAGTGGCGCCAGCGGGTGATCCGCTTTGCTGAGCAGGTGCTGGAGACCCATGATGAAACGCCGGACGGCATGCTGGAAGGGCTGGTCAGTCGCTTTTCAGGGTACGGGCCTTTCCATGAGCGGCTGGTGCGTCAACTGGCAGAAAAGAACCAAATGGCCGCCGCTCACGAACAGTACAACAGCTATTTACAGCTGTTGGCGCTGTCGGGTCAGCAGCCGGAACCCAGCTTTTTGCAGCTGGCGAGCTACTGGTCAGACGGCCACCACGACCCGCGCGCCATGTCACCCCAAGGGGCCTTTTCTCGCGCGTTGGCCGCCGATAGCAAGCCGCTGCGTGAAGATGAAATCGAGCTGCGCCAGCTATCGGTCATGGCGATTCGTTTGCGTTTGAATGGGGATTGGCAAGATCGCGCCGCTACCCGCAACTGTCTTGTGCTTCAACTAGAGCTGATGCGCTGGCTGGAACAGCAATGCCACCATTTGGGCGGTTTCTGGCTTCCAGGGGCGACCGGCGGCTTGGGCTTGGCATGCTTTGGTACGCATGGCCCAGCACACCAGCTCGCCGAACTGGTCGCGCTTTACGAACATTGTCGCCAAGCGCTCCCCCAGGAAACCCAGCGCCACTGGAGCGGCGACGGCGAGGCTCCCTCCTTTGAACTGGCGGCGGGGCTCAACAGTGGCCGCGTAGTTTATCTGCCCGAGCGCCAGTTGGCAGACCCGCTGGGCCAAGTCACCCAGGTATCGCTTGAATTGATGAGCGCTGCCGAAGGCAGTGAACTGGTGATTTCGCAAGAAGCCAGCCAGCACATGCCCCCCGCTCTGGATCTGCAGCCGCGCTTGGTCTCGCGGCTAGTGGCCAGCGACGGTCGCGTTCGCTTGCGCGCACTGGTGTTGGGTCAGAACGAGGGTGGCCGTGACGCGCTGCCGCCGAGTCTGGTCGGCCGCGAAACGTCGCTGCGTACCCTGCGGGATGCCCTGGCAAGGGCCGGCATTGGTTTACGCCAAAGTGTTTTGGTACGCGGGGCGTCTGGGATGGGGAAATCGGCGTTGATGGTGGGGTTTCGTCAGCTCGAACTGAGTCGCGATGCCGCCATCTGCTGGCAGCCCACCACACGCCTATCGGTGTTAGAGCCGTATGGCGTCGCGCGCACGCTCTTGGCTTGGCATCTCGATACGACGCCGACGCTGGCAGCGCTGCATCAGTTGCAGTCATCGCTGGGCGAGACGCCATTGGACGATGCGCGACAGCAGCTGTTAGAAGAGGCGCTGGGCGTTAGAGACGTTCAGGAAATTACCCAGCTCACACAAAACGGAGAAGCGGTAGAGCTGGTCGTGAAACTGCTGCACCGTCTGATCGACCAGCGCGCAGGCACCCAAACCCTCGTCTTGATGGTCGATGATTTGCAGTGGCTTGACGAGCCCTCCTTCAAAGTCCTTGCCGGGTTACAAGCGCGTCTGCCCATCAATACTGCATTCATGCTGGTCGCGAGCCATCATGGTCGTGAATCGCTGCCGGTGAAGCTGCATTGGGATCAGCAAATTACCTTGGGTAAACTCGATGCGCTGCAGTCGTCGCGACTGCTGTCGCAACTCTCCCGCCGGTATCGAATGCATTTGAGCCCCCGTTTGCGCAACCAAATCATCGAGCGATGCGACGGTGTGCCGCTCTATATGCAGGAGATTTGTCGCCGTCTAGACATGGATCGCCGCGAAGGGCGCAGCGTGCAGTTCGATGAGTTGCCGAAAGGGTTGCTGGGTCTACTGGCCAGCCGTATCGATCAGTTGGAAGGAGATCGCGAGATCGCCCATATCGCTGCCGTGCTGGGCAAGCGCTTCCGTCTGGATTTCTTGGCCGAGTGTAGCGGATGGGACAAGACGCGGCTCTCCCAGGCGGTGGAGCATATGCGCCTTTTGGAGATCATCGAGCCAGTGGACAAAGAGAGTGGTGAGCATGAGTACCAGTTCAGCCATCAGCTTCTGCAAGAAGCGGCGTACCTCTCCTGTCCACGAGACGTGCGGGTGAAGTTGCACCAGCAGGTCGTCACCTTGATCGAAGAGCGTTTCCCGGTGTGGATCAGCCGCCATCCTGGCGATTTCGCGACGCACCTACGCCGCAGCGGTCATTACGCCCGGGGGGCGCGCTATTTCGAGCTGTCTGCCCGTGAGGCTCTGAAAGTGAGTGCCAATCGTACAGCGCTGCGAATGGCCGACTTCGGTTTGGCGAGCCTGCGCCATGTCGAACATGAGGTAGAGCGCGAAGTCAGCTTGCTGACTGTGCGAGGCCAAGCGGCTTTTGCGCTGGAAGGCCACGGTTCGCCCACCGCTCACGAGAGCTTCGTGCGCGCGCGGGAGCTTTTGCGTCAGTCCGGAGGTGACACCCTGGACGACCCGGAAGATTTGGAGCAAATTTTCCTCGTGAAGTGGGGGCTATGGGTCGGCCGGAGCCAGCGGTGCGCCCACGCGGATGCTTTTGCCCTCGCGTCCACGCTGGCGGACATCGCCGAGCGCCTGGAAGACCCTCGCTATCGTCGCTTGGCTGACTACGCGCGAGCGCACTGTGAGTACTGGGCCGGGCGCATTCAGCAGGCTCACGATCATCTGGATGAGATCGATCCGCTCAATGCACAAATGATGATCGAATGGCTGCCGTTCTCGGATCATCCGCAGGTCACGGCGGCCTGTTTCCAGGGCTGGGCGCTCTGTTTGCGTGGCGACTACCAGCGCGCCGAGCGACACGTATCGTCGGCCATTAGGCTGGCCGAGAAAATCGGTCATCCGGGCACGCTGGCCATGGCGCTGATGTTTGCCGCTGCCCTGTATCGTCAGTTGGGGCACGTGCATCTCGCGGCGCGTCACGCCGAGCGTGCTGCCGCCATGACCGGCACCCCGGATCTACAGCTTTGGCAAATTTCTGCCCAGGGCGTGCTGGGTTGGCAGAAGGCCATGGCAGGGGATCACGCAGGGCTGGTGCAGTTGAGAGACAGCCTGGATCAAATGGCCGAGTTAAACGGGCGAGACCGCTTCCAGCGCCCTGTACTATGGTACTCGGACGCCTGTATCGAACTGGGCGAACTAAAGGCTGCCGAGGAGTATCTGGATCAGTGTCTGGTCATAGCCCGCGAGCGCACCACGCTCTTTTTACCCGAGCTGGCGACTCAATTGGCGAGAGTACGTGATTTGTTAGGGCATCCCGCCAGTGAAGTGAGGGCGTTGGCCGAGATGGCGATCGTCCAGTCACGGGAACATGGTAATCGCCATCAGGAGCTGGCGGCTCTGGAGCTTTGGCTAACCCGTATTGCGCCTAACGATCAGGCGGCCAAAGAGGCCTTCCGTCGGCTGTTGAGCGAGGTGAGCCACAGTGATGCGCCGGTCTTGGTCCGCTGGGTGAGCCTGCTGGACCGCCGTTTACCTCACTCATTGAGTGTCGAAAGCGAGGTTTGA
- a CDS encoding YkgJ family cysteine cluster protein, with translation MSDLITSDTSGGCRAGCGACCIAPSISSPIPGMPNGKPAGVRCVQLDANNLCKLFGSPQRPRVCGQFDYDPLVCGEHRDEALATLTWLEESTR, from the coding sequence ATGAGCGACTTGATCACCAGCGACACGTCAGGGGGCTGCCGAGCAGGCTGCGGCGCTTGCTGCATCGCGCCGTCCATCAGCTCCCCTATTCCAGGTATGCCTAACGGCAAACCTGCAGGCGTGCGCTGTGTCCAGCTCGATGCCAACAACTTGTGCAAACTGTTTGGCAGCCCGCAGCGCCCCCGGGTGTGCGGGCAGTTCGATTACGACCCGTTGGTGTGTGGCGAGCACCGCGATGAGGCGCTCGCCACGCTGACGTGGCTAGAAGAGAGCACGCGCTAA
- a CDS encoding 6-carboxytetrahydropterin synthase, which yields MALFVNHLTHIDVSLWCPTKGLVGCSWQVDAQLEGELGEDGMLFDFGEVKPWIKRTLDGGLDHTLLVPTQAPGVEVSECEEGLCLRTTTPYAMEVRGPKEAFTLLPWESITLQRVTLHLSDQLTEQRPVNVERVTLLLSDEHIDGAAYGYSHGLKRHAGNCQRIAHGHRSRLHIFQEQQRQPQLEQTWSAWLDNRYLLEEADIAELNDTRLTCRYEAAQGRFSITLPAERCSVLPKPTTVENIAQWLADQIAQQTATATTVHAFEGIDKGATAHA from the coding sequence ATGGCACTATTCGTTAACCATCTGACCCACATCGACGTTTCCCTCTGGTGCCCCACGAAGGGTCTGGTTGGCTGTAGCTGGCAGGTAGATGCCCAGCTCGAGGGGGAATTGGGTGAAGATGGTATGCTATTTGATTTCGGTGAAGTGAAGCCGTGGATCAAACGTACTTTGGACGGCGGTCTGGATCACACGCTGCTGGTGCCCACTCAGGCGCCAGGGGTGGAGGTCAGTGAGTGCGAAGAGGGCCTCTGCCTTCGTACCACCACGCCTTATGCCATGGAGGTTCGCGGGCCAAAAGAAGCCTTTACGCTCCTCCCCTGGGAATCGATCACGCTACAGCGCGTGACCCTTCATCTCAGCGATCAACTCACCGAGCAGCGGCCAGTCAATGTGGAGCGCGTCACGCTGCTACTCAGCGATGAACACATTGATGGTGCGGCCTACGGCTACAGCCATGGGCTGAAGCGCCATGCTGGGAACTGCCAGCGAATTGCACATGGGCACCGCTCCCGCTTACATATTTTCCAGGAGCAGCAGAGACAGCCGCAGCTTGAGCAGACATGGAGCGCGTGGCTAGACAATCGGTATCTGCTGGAAGAGGCGGATATTGCCGAGCTGAATGACACGCGGTTGACCTGCCGATATGAGGCGGCCCAAGGACGCTTCTCGATCACCCTGCCCGCCGAGCGCTGCAGCGTGCTCCCCAAACCGACCACGGTTGAAAACATCGCCCAGTGGCTAGCTGACCAAATTGCCCAGCAAACGGCCACAGCAACCACCGTCCACGCGTTCGAAGGCATCGACAAAGGTGCCACGGCACACGCATGA
- the queE gene encoding 7-carboxy-7-deazaguanine synthase: MYHVKEAFYTLQGEGAQAGRASVFCRFAGCNLWSGREADRESAKCTFCDTDFIGTNGINGGRFDTAQALADHIAALWPQGASHAVPYVVFTGGEPLLQLDSDLIAALHSKGFEVAVETNGTVPALEGIDWLCVSPKGNNPLAITQGDELKLVYPQSDAPPERFAHLAFRHFFLQPMDLSAVAIKHIATDGAETVNATTAYCMAHPQWRLSLQTHKIAGFE, encoded by the coding sequence ATGTATCACGTCAAAGAGGCTTTCTACACTCTGCAAGGGGAAGGCGCCCAGGCAGGACGCGCCAGCGTCTTCTGTCGCTTTGCGGGCTGCAACCTGTGGTCAGGACGAGAGGCGGATCGCGAAAGCGCCAAATGCACCTTTTGCGATACCGACTTCATCGGCACGAACGGCATCAACGGCGGTCGGTTCGATACCGCTCAAGCGCTGGCCGACCACATCGCAGCGCTGTGGCCACAAGGAGCCAGCCATGCCGTGCCGTATGTGGTATTTACCGGTGGCGAACCGCTGTTACAGCTCGATAGCGATCTGATTGCCGCGCTACACAGCAAAGGCTTTGAAGTGGCAGTCGAAACCAATGGCACGGTGCCCGCCCTTGAAGGTATCGATTGGCTCTGCGTGAGTCCTAAGGGCAACAACCCGCTTGCGATCACCCAGGGCGATGAGCTGAAACTGGTCTACCCCCAATCCGATGCACCACCGGAACGATTCGCTCACCTCGCCTTTCGCCACTTTTTCTTACAGCCGATGGATCTCAGTGCCGTGGCGATAAAGCACATTGCCACCGATGGCGCAGAGACGGTGAACGCCACGACGGCCTATTGCATGGCCCACCCTCAGTGGCGATTGTCACTACAAACGCACAAAATCGCAGGATTCGAGTAA
- the queC gene encoding 7-cyano-7-deazaguanine synthase QueC, which yields MSPTASSDANASATVVIYSGGMDSFTVLHRAIREGLTVHALSFDYGQRHRRELDTARQVCGSLGIPHQVVDIRAIHGLIDNSALTNSAIDMPTGDYDANNLSATVVPNRNMILLSLAIAKAVNIGAERVDYGAHGGDHILYPDCRPEFVDAMNHVAGIANFEPVALHAPYLHARKEDILRDGLAMGLDYRQTWTCYEGRELACGQCGSCRERLAAFAANQSVDPLDYAIDTAQGGR from the coding sequence ATGTCCCCTACCGCTTCATCTGACGCTAACGCGTCAGCCACCGTCGTGATTTACTCCGGCGGTATGGACTCCTTCACGGTCTTGCACCGCGCCATTCGTGAAGGGCTGACGGTCCACGCACTCTCCTTCGATTATGGTCAGCGCCACCGCCGAGAACTCGACACCGCTCGCCAAGTATGCGGCTCTCTAGGTATCCCTCACCAAGTCGTCGATATTCGCGCAATCCATGGGTTGATCGATAATTCGGCGCTGACCAACAGCGCCATCGACATGCCTACCGGCGACTATGACGCGAACAATCTGAGCGCGACGGTGGTGCCTAATCGCAATATGATTTTGCTGTCATTGGCCATCGCCAAAGCGGTCAACATTGGCGCCGAACGCGTGGATTACGGCGCGCACGGTGGCGACCACATCCTTTACCCAGACTGTCGCCCCGAGTTCGTCGATGCCATGAACCACGTCGCAGGCATTGCCAACTTTGAGCCGGTGGCACTGCATGCCCCATACTTGCACGCTCGGAAAGAGGACATCCTGCGTGATGGTTTAGCCATGGGCTTGGACTATCGCCAGACATGGACCTGCTATGAAGGCCGCGAGCTTGCCTGCGGCCAGTGCGGCAGCTGCCGTGAGCGGTTAGCCGCCTTCGCAGCCAACCAGAGTGTCGACCCTCTCGACTATGCCATCGACACGGCACAAGGTGGCCGCTGA
- a CDS encoding SRPBCC family protein, producing the protein MATIEHSEIVKASPERVFDLLRRVEDFADYSDLIRSIDSLGENRYRWHVRAVGMDWAFEVAVTEIQPPHVLAWESLEGVKNQGRYQLRAVPEGTEVALTLHYDIRNRLMEKAVNKAAKPLVGKVSRQILERVEARLNG; encoded by the coding sequence ATGGCCACGATAGAACATAGTGAAATCGTTAAAGCCTCCCCGGAGCGAGTGTTCGATCTTCTGCGCCGAGTCGAAGATTTTGCCGATTACTCGGATCTCATCCGCTCCATCGATAGTCTAGGGGAGAATCGCTACCGCTGGCACGTTCGCGCGGTGGGAATGGATTGGGCGTTCGAAGTTGCGGTCACCGAGATTCAGCCGCCCCACGTGCTGGCTTGGGAGTCGTTGGAAGGCGTCAAAAATCAAGGGCGTTACCAGCTTCGCGCCGTGCCCGAAGGCACGGAGGTGGCCTTGACGTTGCATTACGACATTCGTAATCGTCTGATGGAAAAAGCCGTCAATAAAGCCGCAAAACCCTTGGTGGGCAAAGTAAGCCGACAAATTCTCGAACGGGTCGAGGCGCGCCTGAATGGCTAA
- a CDS encoding DUF2789 domain-containing protein encodes MDQPVHHFSELFEQLGLRSDADSIERFIQRHSPLPKEMPLADAPCWNEGQADFLREAVQEDADWAEVVDHLDASMHKTT; translated from the coding sequence ATGGATCAGCCGGTACATCACTTTAGTGAACTGTTCGAGCAGCTTGGCTTACGTTCGGATGCGGATTCCATCGAGCGCTTCATTCAGCGCCATTCTCCGCTCCCCAAAGAGATGCCGCTGGCAGACGCTCCCTGCTGGAACGAGGGTCAAGCGGATTTTCTCAGAGAGGCCGTACAGGAAGACGCCGATTGGGCGGAAGTGGTCGACCACCTCGATGCCTCCATGCACAAAACGACTTGA
- a CDS encoding asparaginase, which produces MSQAPLLADTPHSHERLLIIYTGGTIGMQPQANGLAPAGDFAERLAKALSQLPLRDQPLLPAYDIISYAPLIDSSAATPLTWQQLATDIAERFDQYRGFVVIHGTDTLSWTAASLAYQLQGLDRPVVLTGAMAPLEAPNSDALDNLYGALRFAAHPALQEVAIYFANRLLRGTRAIKQHSEAADAFTSPNYPYLGERIGDDFILFPSRGLAYQQRGAPRFERVDYRPVAQGEVVRITLWPGMAAWQLDAWLSHPSIKGALLQLWGAGNLPDDPALLAVIAKASGEGKLIAAISQCSQGRVHMGAYAAGDGLTDAGVLSGDDMTPEAAYTKLVHLIAQPISLEDRRRRFLMPLVGER; this is translated from the coding sequence ATGAGCCAAGCTCCTCTCCTTGCCGACACGCCCCATAGCCATGAGCGGCTGCTGATCATTTACACCGGCGGCACGATAGGCATGCAGCCCCAGGCCAACGGCTTAGCACCGGCCGGGGATTTTGCTGAACGCTTGGCCAAGGCGTTAAGCCAGCTTCCGTTGCGGGATCAGCCGCTGCTCCCAGCGTACGACATCATCAGCTATGCACCGCTGATCGACTCCAGCGCAGCAACGCCCCTAACATGGCAGCAGCTGGCCACCGACATCGCCGAGCGCTTCGATCAATATCGCGGTTTCGTCGTGATCCATGGAACCGACACGTTGAGCTGGACTGCCGCCAGCCTGGCGTATCAACTACAGGGCTTGGATCGTCCCGTCGTCTTGACGGGAGCGATGGCGCCGCTCGAAGCACCCAACAGCGACGCCTTGGACAACCTCTATGGCGCGTTGCGGTTTGCCGCCCATCCAGCGCTACAGGAAGTGGCCATTTATTTTGCCAACCGGTTATTGCGGGGCACGCGTGCCATCAAGCAGCACAGTGAAGCCGCAGATGCCTTCACCTCACCGAACTATCCCTACTTGGGAGAGCGCATTGGAGACGATTTCATTCTGTTTCCAAGCCGTGGATTAGCGTATCAGCAGCGCGGTGCGCCGCGTTTCGAACGAGTGGATTATCGGCCCGTGGCCCAGGGCGAGGTGGTCCGCATTACTCTTTGGCCAGGAATGGCCGCTTGGCAGTTGGACGCATGGCTTAGCCACCCAAGCATCAAAGGAGCCCTGTTACAGCTCTGGGGAGCGGGCAATCTGCCTGACGACCCCGCCCTGCTTGCCGTCATTGCCAAAGCGAGCGGTGAAGGCAAGCTGATCGCTGCCATCAGCCAATGCTCACAGGGGCGGGTGCACATGGGTGCTTACGCGGCGGGAGACGGCCTAACCGACGCAGGAGTGCTCTCAGGCGATGACATGACGCCCGAGGCCGCCTACACCAAGCTGGTCCACCTCATCGCTCAACCCATTTCTCTCGAGGACCGGCGGCGGCGCTTTTTGATGCCACTTGTGGGCGAGCGATAA
- a CDS encoding MFS transporter, whose product MVSRHACRFIVLMFMVGLNLRPAMSSVAPLLNRLQENAGLSASAAGVLTTLPVLFLGLTAPLAPMIGRRIGSERALSAALLLLATGLWVRVLPFPGLLYVGTAMAGSAIGLAGTLLPALVKRELPASADLLTGLYTMALCLGGALGAGLSVPFMQWLGDWQASLVSWALLALTTLIVWMRYAPAPNNASVLQRPAVQPLSALLKQPLTWQVMLFMGIQSSMAYIVFGWLPTLLIARGYTEATAGWTMAVSIMCQLISALSAPWFARLYRDQRPALLLVLLCTALGLVFLLAAPLGWRWPGAVLLGLGQGGSFSLALSLLVLRTANERLAGQLSGLVQGGGYTLAALGPFGVGLLLQAGASTQHIAWLLLGLIGICCGFALLAGRQRQLDDHSGQLQVHHR is encoded by the coding sequence ATGGTCTCACGCCACGCTTGTCGCTTCATTGTGCTGATGTTCATGGTAGGGCTCAATTTACGCCCTGCCATGTCATCGGTAGCCCCGCTACTCAATCGGCTGCAAGAGAACGCGGGGCTGTCTGCTTCTGCGGCTGGAGTATTGACCACCCTTCCCGTGCTGTTTTTGGGCTTGACGGCCCCACTGGCTCCCATGATCGGGCGCCGCATTGGAAGCGAACGTGCGCTAAGTGCTGCCCTGCTGCTGCTGGCCACCGGCTTATGGGTGCGAGTGTTACCGTTTCCAGGATTGCTCTACGTCGGTACCGCCATGGCTGGCAGTGCCATCGGGCTGGCTGGCACGCTGTTGCCCGCCCTGGTCAAGCGCGAGCTTCCCGCCAGTGCCGACCTGCTGACGGGCCTATATACCATGGCGCTCTGCTTGGGTGGTGCTCTAGGTGCTGGGCTCAGCGTCCCTTTCATGCAGTGGCTGGGGGACTGGCAAGCCAGTCTCGTGAGCTGGGCACTCTTGGCGCTCACCACGCTCATCGTGTGGATGCGCTATGCGCCTGCCCCAAACAACGCAAGCGTTCTTCAACGGCCCGCTGTGCAGCCTCTTAGTGCATTACTTAAGCAGCCACTAACGTGGCAGGTGATGCTCTTCATGGGCATCCAATCTTCCATGGCCTATATCGTTTTTGGCTGGCTACCGACGCTGCTCATCGCGCGGGGTTACACTGAGGCCACCGCAGGCTGGACGATGGCCGTTTCCATCATGTGCCAACTGATCTCCGCGTTGAGCGCCCCCTGGTTCGCACGCTTATACCGAGATCAGCGACCGGCGCTCTTACTGGTCTTGCTATGCACTGCACTGGGGCTTGTCTTCCTGCTGGCGGCCCCCTTGGGCTGGCGTTGGCCTGGCGCTGTCCTGCTTGGGCTCGGGCAAGGTGGAAGCTTTAGCCTTGCGTTAAGCTTGTTGGTGCTGCGTACCGCCAACGAGCGTTTGGCAGGCCAACTCTCCGGTCTGGTGCAAGGAGGTGGTTATACGCTGGCCGCCCTGGGCCCCTTCGGCGTCGGTTTGCTGCTGCAAGCTGGCGCCAGCACGCAGCATATCGCTTGGCTGCTGCTCGGCCTGATTGGCATTTGCTGTGGCTTTGCGCTCTTGGCCGGACGCCAGCGGCAACTCGACGACCACAGTGGCCAACTGCAGGTCCACCACCGATAA